The stretch of DNA AAGCGTTTTTTGGGCGAGGTGAGTATTGCGGGGCGCCGTGCACAACAGTAAAGATGGGGTAAATAAAAGCTGACTGCAAAGGCAATAGTAGAGGCGAAAAATTTCCTGGGAATGTCCTCAAATACAATCTGATAGGCAGTGCTGTCGCGCATATACTCAGCGGCAGGCAGATTAACGAGGATATAAATGCCTATCGAAAAGAGATACAGTGTCAGCAAGGATTGATTGAGAGCATGACGTTGCTGCACAAAGCTGCATTTGCTTAAAATGGCCAGATAAAAACAGGCGACCAGCGGGCAGAGCACACTGCTGGAGGTGATTAACATGCTCTCAAAATTGATAATCTTGAATGACACATTAATAAGCAGCATCAGACAAGTGAGCATGGAAACTGTCAGCATTAAGCAATTGCGTGACTGTTGCTGTATTGGAAAAGACATGAGCCAACCGCCCTAATTCAAACCGTTTAGAGCACTCATTGCCCACATCCGTGCCAATAAGTGCCCGGCAATATAACACTATACCAATTATTTTTGCAAGTTATTGAGAGCGGGGAATTCGGTCTTTACGAGAGTTCCTATAGCTGTGTTTTGATAAGTCAGTTAAATTGCCAATAAACCCTTTCCTCATTTAAACTACAATATTCTGCACAGGGAATTACAAATGGTTCATTTCAGAAAGCAATCTTCCGCCAAACGAGGCATGATGCCGGGATCAGCGGTGTATGTCGGTGAAAATCCGCCCAAACCCACACGCGCATTTATACACATCTATGATGAATCCAATTATCAATGCCACGAGGGCTTTGATCAGGAGCTTGTAGAAGCAGCGCTTGACGAAAAGAAAACCGTCTGGATTGACATCTTCGGTTTGCAGGATGTTGAAAAAATAAATCACTGCTGCAATGTGTTCGGGATACATCCCCTGATTGTTGAAGATATCATGAATACTCATCAACGGCCGAAAGTGGATGTCATCAATGAAGGCCTATTCATTGTCTTTCGCATGATGGATAAGCCTAAAGAGCAGGAATGCGAAGAAAGCGAGCAATTCAGTATTATTATCAAGGAAAATCTGCTGATCACCTTTAGGGAGAGTGACGATGAAGAGCTGGTTTCCCTGTACAAACGCCTGGCCATGGAAAACTCTTTAATCCGTGATCAGGTTGTTGATTATCTGGCTTACCTTTTGATGGACCAGGTGGTGGATAATTTCTTTGATTATGTGGAGGGAATTGAACAATCACTGACCGCCATCGAAGACAGGCTGATTGAGAATCCGCAAACTATATCCTTGCAAAGTCTTTATGTAATCAAGCGCCGTATCATGCTGCTTCGTAAAATCATCGCTCCTCTCCGTGATATTGTCCATTTATTAATTTCGAGTAAGGGACAATTAATCAATGCGGAATATCACATGTATTTTCGCGATCTGCATGATCACTGTTTACGGCTTTTGGAGGCAATTGATTTACAGCGCGAAATGACCAATAACATGCTGGAAATCTATCTGTCAACGCTTAATAATCGTATGAATGAAACCATGAAAATACTGACCTTATTTGCCAGTATTTTCATCCCACTGACCTTTATTGTAGGGGTTTATGGGATGAATTTTGACTATATGCCTGAACTAAAATGGCGTTATGCCTACCCCACTGTCTTATGCGGCATGGCCTTTTTAGCTGCGGCCATGCTTTATTTCTTCAAGAAAAAGAAACTGCTTTAAGATTATCACGTTCGGCGGTATTTCTGGAGTCGGAGGATGAGAGGGGCCTGAGATCTTCGGTTCGGGCCGTAGCAGAGAACTTGCCTCGTGATCGCAAGGCTTTGGCTGAGACCTCAATCGAAGAATCCTTTAGCTGGGTTGCCTTTACGTCAGCAGGCTCTTGTGACTTAAGATCTGCGGTCGGCGGGGCAGACAGCGCGGCAACTTCTTTTATAGTGGTTTCGTCTTTTTTATCTTGTTTGGCAGAGGATTCAATCTCTCTTAATTTATTCCCATTGAGATGAATCTGTGGTCCTTCTTCTCCCGGAGGTATCGCTGAGAAGTTAAAGTGGGCACGATAGACAAGCTCCATAATAGATGGATTATACAATGAAGCCATCGCTATTTTAGTCACAAAAGGAGGCATTCCCTTAATTTTCTGTAAGGCTTTAGCTGAAATATCTGGCTCATTTGAGGCCGCCCAAACTATCAGGTTTTTTCGGGTCTTGATGATAGCCTTTGTCACTGCCGGGCTGCCTTTTCTAAACGCTATCCAGTCTGCTTTAATCAGAGGGTCATTGGTAAAACTTGCCTTACTGACGAACATAGAGGGTGCTACCCAGGGGATTATCTTTTGCAGATAGGGATGATGCCAGCAGTTTTGCACAATCTCTCCTGCCTTCTCCCAATTAAAGGTGGATTTCTGCTGTTTTAACATTTCGGGGATTTTTTTCTTGGCTCCTTCCATGATTAATCCATCCACAAAAGAAACGCCTCGACCGAAAAGTAAAAGCGGGTCAACCACATAGCGTGATGTTTCATCAACGGGAGGGGGAAGATTCATATGCGTCGCAGTGGCAATCTGCATCAATACTGCAAATTTCAGCATTACATCCTGATAGTGTTCACGAGGTATTCCGGTTAAATAAAAAATCCC from Legionella quinlivanii encodes:
- the corA gene encoding magnesium/cobalt transporter CorA, translated to MVHFRKQSSAKRGMMPGSAVYVGENPPKPTRAFIHIYDESNYQCHEGFDQELVEAALDEKKTVWIDIFGLQDVEKINHCCNVFGIHPLIVEDIMNTHQRPKVDVINEGLFIVFRMMDKPKEQECEESEQFSIIIKENLLITFRESDDEELVSLYKRLAMENSLIRDQVVDYLAYLLMDQVVDNFFDYVEGIEQSLTAIEDRLIENPQTISLQSLYVIKRRIMLLRKIIAPLRDIVHLLISSKGQLINAEYHMYFRDLHDHCLRLLEAIDLQREMTNNMLEIYLSTLNNRMNETMKILTLFASIFIPLTFIVGVYGMNFDYMPELKWRYAYPTVLCGMAFLAAAMLYFFKKKKLL